A stretch of Argiope bruennichi chromosome 10, qqArgBrue1.1, whole genome shotgun sequence DNA encodes these proteins:
- the LOC129989088 gene encoding uncharacterized protein LOC129989088, with translation MDRPKRVKQEPPDDEGARGPKQAASPAQEATRAHILSLETQLRKLCRLRGMGRLDPKGAFQIRCLEEELRKAHSKLKRLLNEAERQRRRRERLRTGPRSLQPPRDEGIMTALKSCTRFQDFVRELNALGFTLAHNGDTSDSGETMPEVDGVKVQVELIEGDEELLSLDMKGDCNSNSDDPLICGSPPREEEGERWSEESYRQWFERQTELQHRWEENFMREQMELARSLLESVTATFLQGVQQVIANVTAGRRFPPFCPDPPS, from the exons ATGGATCGTCCGAAGCGCGTGAAACAGGAGCCCCCGGATGATGAAGGGGCCCGGGGCCCGAAGCAGGCAGCAAGCCCTGCCCAGGAGGCAACTAGGGCCCACATCCTGAGTTTGGAGACTCAACTTCGGAAACTGTGCCGATTGAGAGGGATGGGGCGACTTGACCCCAAGGGAGCCTTCCAGATACGCTGCCTGGAGGAAGAATTGAGGAAG GCTCATTCTAAGTTGAAACGTCTGCTGAACGAGGCTGAACGCCAGCGTCGCCGACGAGAGCGTCTGCGGACAGGGCCCAGGTCCCTCCAACCCCCCAGGGACGAAGGCATCATGACAGCCCTCAAGTCTTGCACTCGCTTTCAGGATTTCGTCAGAGAGCTGAACGCTCTCGGCTTTACATTAGCGCACAACGGTGACACCTCAGACTCAG GTGAGACAATGCCGGAAGTTGATGGTGTCAAAGTACAAGTGGAGCTCATCGAAGGCGACGAAGAGTTGCTGTCTCTGGACATGAAGGGCGACTGCAACTCGAATTCGGATGATCCCTTGATATGCGGAA gTCCTCCGAGGGAGGAAGAAGGAGAACGTTGGAGCGAGGAATCGTATCGTCAGTGGTTCGAACGTCAAACGGAACTGCAACACAGGTGGGAAGAGAACTTTATGAGGGAACAGATGGAACTGGCCCGCTCTCTCCTGGAGTCAGTCACTGCCACTTTTTTGCAAGGGGTGCAGCAAGTCATCGCGAACGTCACTGCTGGAAGGAGGTTCCCACCATTCTGCCCAGATCCACCCTCCTGA